In Primulina eburnea isolate SZY01 chromosome 14, ASM2296580v1, whole genome shotgun sequence, the following proteins share a genomic window:
- the LOC140811554 gene encoding protein SENSITIVE TO UV 2, whose protein sequence is MANEGFEADEWDADFLDKLVQAEEQALSATQIPLYLPPPRPPPSWDVSYSPPRELSQRTHQVSDAGGNLDLFDSFASRGARFTKEHEVDRLKKELSRVSKQLNLKEQECSDLRKEKDKMVEELHARIEVKNTEPHHTNNEELISRACQNANASNKLLDSWTTSCDIVGALADKTTDPRIEKTNTLQGSEKLLDLWNSSGQKLGKMLVAKLLVTCEADFHVLFGYLNGSNNALSDELHSIQSIEAAKISQLYSVLMKFNDETLRLEDLLESLVDLCSLKKVDIIHRTLHILHMVLCNSSNMEQRIGERENVVIEDPVSKTSNSKLNGGGYLGKKDQVFANLSEMFNQANIPCGLKFSTDKPPLGSVGLFRSSFEASISGVYWASLFQHMSQLAMMYKGDQIRCEALSIMKLILLRSNAYTERDKFTREIVFQSLSQLLRREAGFFVQSQAVDIIYLLFNCPKFMALFCSDCKEDGEHSCIEPVDEKGIANSQGLREILNGLVDCLASSGGVSAQEMKLRRNAIVFLAFLGSSGKSGLEILINYRPPKSSNFLSIILQSLVSDLDQGALDSAQPCNIFREWILLIREALIFFNRLVSHPQYSVHVLQSLTETRDIASMTVVVANRLTNKAKLFWQLDDKLTKQIRECEIVELAYVFKRRVYFYLGENIS, encoded by the exons ATGGCGAACGAGGGTTTTGAGGCGGATGAATGGGACGCCGACTTCTTAGACAAGCTTGTCCAAGCCGAGGAGCAAGCCTTGTCAGCCACTCAAATCCCTCTCTACCTCCCGCCGCCGCGGCCACCTCCTTCGTGGGACGTCAGCTATTCTCCTCCTCGTGAGTTGTCTCAGAGAACTCACCAAGTCTCTGACGCGGGTGGCAATCTTGATTTGTTTGACTCGTTTGCTTCTCGTGGGGCTCGATTTACCAAGGAACATGAAGTCGATAGATTAAAG AAGGAGCTCAGTCGGGTTTCAAAGCAGCTTAATCTCAAG GAGCAAGAATGCTCGGATCTTAGAAAGGAAAAAGACAAAATGGTGGAGGAGCTACATGCAAGAATTGAAGTTAAGAATACTGAGCCTCATCACACAAATAATGAGGAGTT GATATCTCGAGCATGTCAAAACGCAAATGCATCAAATAAGCTGCTGGACTCTTGGACAACAT CTTGTGATATTGTAGGAGCACTGGCAGATAAAACCACTGATCCAAGAATAGAGAAAACAAATACTCTCCAAGGCTCAGAGAAGTTACTTGATTTGTGGAACTCAAGTGGACAAAAACTGGGAAAAATGCTGGTTGCAAAGCTTCTTGTGACTTGTGAGGCGGATTTTCATGTGCTATTTGGATACCTTAATGGCTCTAACAATGCTTTGTCAGATGAGCTGCATTCTATTCAGTCCATCGAAGCTGCAAAAATTTCACAGCTTTACTCTGTGTTGATGAAG TTTAATGATGAAACCTTGAGATTGGAGGATCTGTTAGAAAGTTTGGTTGATCTTTGCAGTCTCAAAAAA GTTGACATAATTCACAGGACTCTTCATATTCTGCACATGGTTTTGTGCAACTCCTCTAACATGGAACAAAGAATTGGAGAAAG GGAAAATGTTGTGATTGAGGATCCTGTCTCTAAGACTAGCAATTCTAAGTTAAATGGAGGCGGGTATTTGGGCAAAAAGGATCAAGTCTTCGCTAATCTCTCTGAGATGTTTAATCAGGCCAATATTCCTTGTGGACTGAAATTCTCAACTGATAAACCACCCCTGGGGTCTGTTGGGTTATTCAGGAGTAGCTTTGAAGCATCTATTTCTGGTGTCTATTGGGCTTCTCTTTTTCAGCATATGAGCCAACTTGCCATGATGTATAAGGGAGACCAAATAAGGTGTGAAGCACTTTCAATTATGAAATTAATTCTGCTTAGAAGCAATGCATACACAGAGAGGGACAA GTTTACTCGGGAAATTGTGTTTCAAAGTCTTTCACAACTTCTGAGGAGGGAGGCTGGCTTTTTTGTGCAAAGTCAAGCTGTTGATATTATTTATCTGTTATTTAATT GTCCCAAATTCATGGCATTATTTTGTTCGGACTGTAAAGAAGATGGAGAACATTCATGCATTGAGCCTGTCGATGAGAAAGGTATTGCGAATTCTCAAGGATTGAGAGAAATTTTAAATGGATTGGTAGATTGTTTAGCTTCCAGTGGAGGTGTCTCTGCTCAG GAGATGAAGCTTCGTAGAAATGCTATAGTTTTTCTCGCTTTCTTGGGATCATCTGGAAAATCCGGCCTTGAAATTTTGATAAATTATAGGCCACCGAAGAGTTCCAATTTCCTTTCAATCATTTTGCAAAGCTTGGTATCAGATTTGGACCAAGGGGCACTAGACTCTGCTCAACCATGTAACATTTTCAGAGAATG GATCTTACTTATTCGTGAGGCACTTATATTTTTCAATAGACTCGTCTCCCACCCGCAATATTCCGTGCATGTTCTGCAGTCACTTACAGAAACAAGAGATATAGCAAGCATGACTGTAGTTGTTGCAAACAGATTGACCAACAAAGCCAAGTTGTTTTGGCAACTAGATGATAAATTGACGAAGCAAATCAGGGAATGTGAAATTGTGGAGTTGGCTTATGTCTTCAAAAGGagagtttatttttatttaggaGAAAATATATCATGA
- the LOC140811975 gene encoding phosphoribulokinase, chloroplastic-like has protein sequence MAVCTVYTAQSLNSISTPKTHLGFNQKQVIFYTSTKRKSADSKRSGTEISCLAQKTVVIGLAADSGCGKSTFMRRLTSVFGGAAEPPKGGNPDSNTLISDTTTVICLDDYHSLDRTGRKEKGVTALDPRANDFDLMYEQVKAIKDGVAVDKPIYNHVSGLLDPPELIKPPKILVIEGLHPMYDARVRDLLDFSIYLDISNEVKFAWKIQRDMAERGHSLESIKASIEARKPDFDAYIDPQKQYADVVIEVLPTQLIPDDNEGKVLRVRLIMKEGVKYFSPVYLFDEGSTINWIPCGRKLTCSYPGIKFAYGPDSFYGNEVSVLEMDGQFDRLDELIYVESHLSNISTKFYGEITQQMLKHSDFPGSSNGTGLFQTIVGLKIRDLYEQIVAVRAAAPVAASKA, from the exons ATGGCAGTCTGTACAGTCTACACAGCTCAATCCCTCAACTCAATCTCCACACCAAAAACCCACTTAGGATTCAACCAGAAACAAGTCATTTTCTACACAAGCACCAAGAGAAAATCCGCCGACAGCAAGAGGTCCGGCACTGAAATCTCATGCTTAGCTCAAAAAACAGTAGTGATTGGCTTAGCTGCTGATTCTGGATGCGGGAAGAGCACTTTCATGCGTCGGCTAACGAGCGTCTTCGGTGGCGCCGCCGAGCCCCCCAAAGGCGGAAATCCTGATTCAAACACACTCATAAGTGACACTACCACCGTGATATGCTTGGATGACTACCATTCACTCGATAGGACAGGAAGAAAAGAGAAGGGAGTGACTGCTCTCGACCCTAGAGCCAATGACTTTGATCTTATGTACGAACAGGTAAAGGCCATTAAAGATGGAGTTGCAGTGGATAAGCCTATCTACAATCATGTTTCTGGTTTGTTGGATCCTCCTGAATTGATCAAGCCCCCCAAGATTCTTGTTATCGAAGGATTGCACCCCAT GTATGATGCGCGAGTTAGAGATCTCTTGGACTTCAGCATTTACTTGGACATCAGCAATGAAGTTAAATTTGCTTGGAAAATTCAG AGAGATATGGCAGAAAGAGGACACAGTCTTGAAAGCATCAAAGCTAGTATCGAAGCTCGGAAACCGGATTTTGACGCTTATATTG ATCCCCAGAAGCAATATGCAGATGTGGTTATAGAAGTGTTGCCCACACAACTGATACCGGATGACAACGAGGGAAAGGTATTGAGAGTGAGGCTGATAATGAAAGAAGGGGTGAAGTACTTCAGCCCGGTGTACCTATTTGATGAAGGATCCACTATCAACTGGATACCTTGCGGGAGGAAGCTCACATGCTCCTACCCCGGAATCAAATTCGCCTATGGCCCCGACTCCTTCTACGGCAACGAG GTCTCCGTGTTGGAAATGGATGGCCAGTTCGACAGACTGGATGAACTCATATACGTTGAGAGCCATCTGAGCAATATCTCGACTAAATTCTATGGAGAGATCACTCAACAGATGTTGAAGCATTCGGATTTCCCCGGCAGCAGCAATGGAACAGGTTTGTTCCAAACGATTGTTGGCCTGAAGATCAGAGACCTATACGAGCAAATTGTTGCAGTCAGGGCTGCAGCACCTGTGGCAGCTTCAAAGGCCTGA